The following are from one region of the Salvelinus alpinus chromosome 16, SLU_Salpinus.1, whole genome shotgun sequence genome:
- the LOC139541169 gene encoding sulfhydryl oxidase 1-like isoform X2, whose protein sequence is MAWRCYRATSRFTGKIHANLRESFISTILFVCFLFPFTTEAGLYTASDQVVVLTPDNVDSVLVNSTAALVVEFYASWCGHCIAFSPVWKSLASDIKEWKPAVDLAAIDCANQDNGPICSRFGVRGYPTLKFFHAYSKPDSKGEGFRGFPPNVRGLRHKIIDKMETHAVPWPPACPPLETARAELDNFFETNSVGHLALLFETSNSYVGRELTLDLLQYEKIAVRRVLSTEDGLVAKLNVTDFPSCYLYYPSGIFTRLHVQLEARTFYTYALQRLPGVVRAGKSLPVTSDLAKNTTEDQLRPFNRSRVYMADLESTLHYSLRVELAAHPVIKGEALSTLQRYISVLAKYFPGRPVVNNLLKSVDTWLKGEKDTELSYSSLRDALDNTAEVPNAALPEGVRWVGCQGSKPHFRRYPCGMWTLFHVLTVQAEEAAGKDPQEVLQAMRSYIHSFFGCQACATHFENMAQESMSHVGTLSSAVLWLWSHHNHVNNRLAGALSEDPHFPKIQWPSPELCPSCHGVKNGEHTWNQEELLTFLRSHFSSEHLLSDYLEEEAAQLLSRQKERLVARHQEKEQEAKRGAERRARQTQDTLVKPLPEEEEEEEVAKEEPAEEKEAERAGEKVQMSEPPPWVKPKADVSHQPQRRPSIVGLKFRPPQEEIVDLDSFINQHYKAKALRAAARVSSRVKLRTLQKKEQPQPGAGLEQGPVLQLGMQPVEPADLLGQHNTLQKRILTGKYTGSEEEGALEMYPHPNKRRWMSLLSVGFSRLDISLCVLLYFLSSMCLLAMYLFFKNCRRLRLAKVALP, encoded by the exons ATGGCGTGGCGCTGCTACCGTGCCACGTCTAGGTTTACAGGGAAAATACACGCAAATTTGAGAGAGTCATTCATATCTACTATCTTATTTGTGTGTTTCCTTTTTCCTTTTACCACCGAAGCTGGCTTGTACACCGCTTCTGATCAGGTAGTCGTTTTAACCCCGGATAATGTGGACAGCGTTTTGGTCAATTCTACAGCCGCACTGGTTGTTGAGTTTTACGCCTCTTGGTGCGGGCATTGTATTGCTTTTTCTCCCGTATGGAAAAGTCTCGCAAGCGATATTAAAG AGTGGAAACCGGCTGTGGATTTAGCTGCCATAGACTGTGCTAATCAAGATAATGGTCCGATTTGTTCCCGTTTTGGTGTCAGGGGGTACCCAACACTGAAG TTCTTCCACGCTTACTCCAAACCTGACTCCAAGGGAGAAGGTTTCAGAG GATTTCCTCCTAATGTGAGGGGTTTACGCCATAAGATCATCGATAAGATGGAGACCCATGCGGTTCCCTGGCCCCCTGCCTGCCCCCCTCTGGAGACTGCTAG AGCAGAGCTCGACAACTTCTTTGAGACAAACAGTGTGGGACACCTGGCCTTGCTCTTTGAGACCTCTAACTCATATGTGGGCAGAGAG TTGACTCTGGACCTACTGCAGTAtgagaaaatagctgtgcggagGGTCCTGAGCACTGAGGATGGCCTTGTGGCTAAACTGAATGTGACCGACTTCCCCTCCTGTTACCTGTACTATCCTAGTGGGATCTTCACCAGGCTCCATGT ACAACTTGAGGCCCGGACCTTCTACACCTACGCCCTCCAGAGGCTTCCTGGGGTAGTGCGGGCCGGAAAGTCACTGCCAGTGACCTCTGACCTTGCGAAAAACACAACAGAGGACCAATTGAGACCATTTAACAG GTCTCGTGTGTATATGGCAGACCTGGAGTCTACTCTGCACTACTCTCTGCGAGTGGAGCTGGCAGCTCACCCTGTCATCAAAGGAGAGGCACTGAGCACACTACAACGCTACATCTCAGTACTAGCGAAG TACTTCCCTGGTCGTCCTGTGGTGAACAACCTGCTGAAGTCTGTGGACACGTGGCTGAAGGGTGAGAAGGACACAGAGCTGTCCTACAGCTCTCTGAGGGACGCTCTGGACAACACTGCAGAG GTACCTAATGCTGCGCTGCCAGAGGGGGTGAGGTGGGTGGGCTGCCAGGGCTCCAAGCCCCACTTCAGAAGGTACCCCTGTGGCATGTGGACCCTTTTCCATGTCCTTACTGTACAGGCCGAGGAAGCTGCTGGCAAAG ACCCCCAGGAGGTGCTCCAGGCAATGAGGTCATACATCCACAGTTTCTTTGGCTGTCAGGCATGTGCCACCCACTTTGAGAACATGGCCCAGGAGAGCATGTCCCATGTGGGGACACTGTCCTCCGCTGTGCTGTGGCTCTGGTCCCACCATAACCACGTAAACAATAGACTGGCAG GTGCTCTGAGTGAGGATCCCCACTTCCCTAAAATCCAGTGGCCGTCCCCAGAGCTGTGTCCCAGTTGCCACGGGGTTAAgaatggagaacacacctggaacCAGGAAGAGCTGCTCACCTTCCTCCGCTCCCACTTCTCCTCTGAACACCTCCTCTCTGACTACCTGGAGGAGGAGGCGGCCCAGCTCCTCAGCAGGCAGAAGGAGAGGCTGGTCGCCAGGCATCAGGAGAAGGAGCAGGAGgccaagagaggagcagagaggagggccAGGCAGACCCAGGACACCTTGGTCAAACCACtgccggaggaggaggaggaggaagaagtggCTAAAGAAGAGCCAGCAGaagagaaggaggcagagagggcagGAGAAAAGGTGCAGATGTCTGAACCCCCACCCTGGGTAAAGCCCAAGGCAGATGTGTCCCACCAGCCCCAGCGCAGGCCCAGCATCGTGGGGCTGAAGTTCAGGCCCCCCCAGGAGGAGATTGTAGACCTGGACTCCTTCATCAACCAGCACTACAAGGCCAAGGCCCTCCGCGCTGCAGCCAGAGTGTCCTCCCGTGTCAAACTCAGGACCCTGCAGAAGAAGGAGCAGCCGCAACCTGGAGCCGGCCTGGAACAGGGGCCAGTGCTGCAGCTTGGGATGCAGCCCGTGGAGCCGGCGGACTTGTTAGGGCAGCACAACACGCTGCAGAAGAGGATTCTGACGGGCAAGTACACTGGGTCAGAGGAGGAGGGGGCTCTGGAGATGTACCCGCACCCTAACAAGAGGCGCTGGATGTCCTTGCTGAGCGTGGGCTTCTCCAGACTGGACATCAGCCTGTGTGTGCTCCTCTACTTCCTGTCCTCAATGTGTCTGCTGGCCATGTACCTCTTCTTCAAGAACTGCCGGCGGCTGCGACTGGCCAAGGTGGCTCTGCCCTGA
- the LOC139541169 gene encoding sulfhydryl oxidase 1-like isoform X1, which yields MAWRCYRATSRFTGKIHANLRESFISTILFVCFLFPFTTEAGLYTASDQVVVLTPDNVDSVLVNSTAALVVEFYASWCGHCIAFSPVWKSLASDIKEWKPAVDLAAIDCANQDNGPICSRFGVRGYPTLKFFHAYSKPDSKGEGFRGFPPNVRGLRHKIIDKMETHAVPWPPACPPLETASRAELDNFFETNSVGHLALLFETSNSYVGRELTLDLLQYEKIAVRRVLSTEDGLVAKLNVTDFPSCYLYYPSGIFTRLHVQLEARTFYTYALQRLPGVVRAGKSLPVTSDLAKNTTEDQLRPFNRSRVYMADLESTLHYSLRVELAAHPVIKGEALSTLQRYISVLAKYFPGRPVVNNLLKSVDTWLKGEKDTELSYSSLRDALDNTAEVPNAALPEGVRWVGCQGSKPHFRRYPCGMWTLFHVLTVQAEEAAGKDPQEVLQAMRSYIHSFFGCQACATHFENMAQESMSHVGTLSSAVLWLWSHHNHVNNRLAGALSEDPHFPKIQWPSPELCPSCHGVKNGEHTWNQEELLTFLRSHFSSEHLLSDYLEEEAAQLLSRQKERLVARHQEKEQEAKRGAERRARQTQDTLVKPLPEEEEEEEVAKEEPAEEKEAERAGEKVQMSEPPPWVKPKADVSHQPQRRPSIVGLKFRPPQEEIVDLDSFINQHYKAKALRAAARVSSRVKLRTLQKKEQPQPGAGLEQGPVLQLGMQPVEPADLLGQHNTLQKRILTGKYTGSEEEGALEMYPHPNKRRWMSLLSVGFSRLDISLCVLLYFLSSMCLLAMYLFFKNCRRLRLAKVALP from the exons ATGGCGTGGCGCTGCTACCGTGCCACGTCTAGGTTTACAGGGAAAATACACGCAAATTTGAGAGAGTCATTCATATCTACTATCTTATTTGTGTGTTTCCTTTTTCCTTTTACCACCGAAGCTGGCTTGTACACCGCTTCTGATCAGGTAGTCGTTTTAACCCCGGATAATGTGGACAGCGTTTTGGTCAATTCTACAGCCGCACTGGTTGTTGAGTTTTACGCCTCTTGGTGCGGGCATTGTATTGCTTTTTCTCCCGTATGGAAAAGTCTCGCAAGCGATATTAAAG AGTGGAAACCGGCTGTGGATTTAGCTGCCATAGACTGTGCTAATCAAGATAATGGTCCGATTTGTTCCCGTTTTGGTGTCAGGGGGTACCCAACACTGAAG TTCTTCCACGCTTACTCCAAACCTGACTCCAAGGGAGAAGGTTTCAGAG GATTTCCTCCTAATGTGAGGGGTTTACGCCATAAGATCATCGATAAGATGGAGACCCATGCGGTTCCCTGGCCCCCTGCCTGCCCCCCTCTGGAGACTGCTAG CAGAGCAGAGCTCGACAACTTCTTTGAGACAAACAGTGTGGGACACCTGGCCTTGCTCTTTGAGACCTCTAACTCATATGTGGGCAGAGAG TTGACTCTGGACCTACTGCAGTAtgagaaaatagctgtgcggagGGTCCTGAGCACTGAGGATGGCCTTGTGGCTAAACTGAATGTGACCGACTTCCCCTCCTGTTACCTGTACTATCCTAGTGGGATCTTCACCAGGCTCCATGT ACAACTTGAGGCCCGGACCTTCTACACCTACGCCCTCCAGAGGCTTCCTGGGGTAGTGCGGGCCGGAAAGTCACTGCCAGTGACCTCTGACCTTGCGAAAAACACAACAGAGGACCAATTGAGACCATTTAACAG GTCTCGTGTGTATATGGCAGACCTGGAGTCTACTCTGCACTACTCTCTGCGAGTGGAGCTGGCAGCTCACCCTGTCATCAAAGGAGAGGCACTGAGCACACTACAACGCTACATCTCAGTACTAGCGAAG TACTTCCCTGGTCGTCCTGTGGTGAACAACCTGCTGAAGTCTGTGGACACGTGGCTGAAGGGTGAGAAGGACACAGAGCTGTCCTACAGCTCTCTGAGGGACGCTCTGGACAACACTGCAGAG GTACCTAATGCTGCGCTGCCAGAGGGGGTGAGGTGGGTGGGCTGCCAGGGCTCCAAGCCCCACTTCAGAAGGTACCCCTGTGGCATGTGGACCCTTTTCCATGTCCTTACTGTACAGGCCGAGGAAGCTGCTGGCAAAG ACCCCCAGGAGGTGCTCCAGGCAATGAGGTCATACATCCACAGTTTCTTTGGCTGTCAGGCATGTGCCACCCACTTTGAGAACATGGCCCAGGAGAGCATGTCCCATGTGGGGACACTGTCCTCCGCTGTGCTGTGGCTCTGGTCCCACCATAACCACGTAAACAATAGACTGGCAG GTGCTCTGAGTGAGGATCCCCACTTCCCTAAAATCCAGTGGCCGTCCCCAGAGCTGTGTCCCAGTTGCCACGGGGTTAAgaatggagaacacacctggaacCAGGAAGAGCTGCTCACCTTCCTCCGCTCCCACTTCTCCTCTGAACACCTCCTCTCTGACTACCTGGAGGAGGAGGCGGCCCAGCTCCTCAGCAGGCAGAAGGAGAGGCTGGTCGCCAGGCATCAGGAGAAGGAGCAGGAGgccaagagaggagcagagaggagggccAGGCAGACCCAGGACACCTTGGTCAAACCACtgccggaggaggaggaggaggaagaagtggCTAAAGAAGAGCCAGCAGaagagaaggaggcagagagggcagGAGAAAAGGTGCAGATGTCTGAACCCCCACCCTGGGTAAAGCCCAAGGCAGATGTGTCCCACCAGCCCCAGCGCAGGCCCAGCATCGTGGGGCTGAAGTTCAGGCCCCCCCAGGAGGAGATTGTAGACCTGGACTCCTTCATCAACCAGCACTACAAGGCCAAGGCCCTCCGCGCTGCAGCCAGAGTGTCCTCCCGTGTCAAACTCAGGACCCTGCAGAAGAAGGAGCAGCCGCAACCTGGAGCCGGCCTGGAACAGGGGCCAGTGCTGCAGCTTGGGATGCAGCCCGTGGAGCCGGCGGACTTGTTAGGGCAGCACAACACGCTGCAGAAGAGGATTCTGACGGGCAAGTACACTGGGTCAGAGGAGGAGGGGGCTCTGGAGATGTACCCGCACCCTAACAAGAGGCGCTGGATGTCCTTGCTGAGCGTGGGCTTCTCCAGACTGGACATCAGCCTGTGTGTGCTCCTCTACTTCCTGTCCTCAATGTGTCTGCTGGCCATGTACCTCTTCTTCAAGAACTGCCGGCGGCTGCGACTGGCCAAGGTGGCTCTGCCCTGA